The nucleotide window AAGAATCTGTCGCTTGCCCGCGGCCGTTTCGGGCATTCATCGCAGCCTGCGGCCGGGTCAAGGCCTGCGTGTGCTGGTATGACGGCGCAATCACTGTGGTCCGGTTGTCGTCTTGGCCGATAACTTCGGTCTGCGGGCTGGCCGGGCTGGGCAGGCTCTGTTCGTCCGGCGCGGGCGCAACGCCGGACGATCCTGCCCTCGGCGAATCGAGATCGGCGTCGCTCAGCGTGGTGCGGATGTGTCGCAGCTCCCCGAGGAGGGCGCCGGCATCGACCGGACGTTGCTCGGGATCGGAGGAAGTGCACCATAGCACCAGTTCATCAAGGTCCTTGGCCAGGCCGGGCACCAGTGTGGATGGTGCGGGCACCGTGGAGTTCACATGCTGGAAGGCGACATGAATGGGAACCTCGCCGGTAAAGGGCTGCCGGCCAGTGAGCATCTCGAAGAGCATGATGCCTGCCGAGTAGATGTCGCTGCGCGCGTCCGCGGGCGCTCCCGTCACCAGTTCCGGCGCCAAGTACGCTACGGTTCCGATCAGGGTCCCCGTGTTCGAGGTGGTGGAAACCGCACGAGCGAGCCCGAAGTCACCGATCTTGATCCGGCCGTCGGAGGACATTAGCACGTTCTCGGGTTTCACATCCCGATGAACAAGGTGCGCTTCGTGGGCGGCCGCCAGCCCCTCGATGACCGGATCCAGCAATGCCAGGGCCAGCCGCGGAGTCAAAGCACCCTTGTCATTGAGGACATCGCGCAATGTATGCCCCGGGACATATTCCATCGCTAGGTAGGCAACGTGGCCGTCGAACCCTTGGTCCAAGACGCCGACCACATGGGGGTGCGAGAGCTTTGCTGCAGACTTGGCCTCTCGGACGAATCGTTCCAGGAAACTGGTGTCCTCGGCCAAGTGCGGATACATGATTTTCAACGCCACATGCCGGTCCAGGCGGGTGTCGGTGGCCAGATAGACGGTGGACATGCCGCCGCGCGCGAGACGCGAAAGAATCAGGTATCGCCCGTCCACTGTTGCACCGACCATTGCATCCGTAACCCGTTCCTGCACTCTTCGATCCTATGTCCTAACACGGCGAGGGCCCGGATCAACATGGATCCGGACCCTCGCCGCTACCGCGGGCGCCCCCTGGGCGCACCCACCGTGCTGCTATTAGAAATTCTTCATGTGCGCCTTAATGGCCTTCACATACGTCTTGGTGTCGTCAAACATGCCATGGGTCTTTACCGAGTGCTGGCCCTGGTAATACGACGCAATCGCGTCGTCGAGATCATCGCTGGTGCGGACGAGCGAGCGGATGATGGCCACGCCGGCAGTGGCGTTGTCGTAGGGATCCAGCAGGTTCAGTTTCCGGCCAACCAGATCCGAGGCCCAGTCGCCCGAGGACGGAATCACCTGCATGGCGCCGATAGCGTTGGCGGGGGAGACCGCGGTCTGCTGGAAACCGGACTCCTGGTAGGCATGTGCCAAGGCAAGTGCCGGATCAACGCCCATGCTGCGTGCCGTGTCCGCAATGATGGCCTTCATCTGCGACTGGCTGGGCTGCGGGGTGGAGAGCAGCAGGCGCTTGTTCTCGTTTGCCTTCGCAACCACTGCCTTCGGGTACGAGTAATGGAGGAAGGTGCTGGGCACCAAAGGTTCAGCGGATGCAGCGTTCACATCCGTCCCGCCGCTGCCGGCACCCGAGACCTTGATCTTCTGGCCCGGATAGATGACCGACGTCGATTTCAGCCCGCTCGACTGCAGAAGCTTGCTCAGTGTGATGTTGTGCTTGATCGCAATGCCGTACAGCGTATCGCCGGCCTTGACCGTGTAGGAGGAGCCGGAGCCCGAAGCCGTTGTCGATGAGGTCTTAGCGGTCTGTACGGTGGCGGCTGAACCGCTGACCTTGATCTTCTGGCCCGGGTAAATGGTGGAAGTGGCCTTGAGGCCGTTGAGCGAGAGGATCTTGCTCAGGCCCATGCTGTGGCGGGCGGCAATTCCGGACAACGTATCGCCCGACTTGACCGTGTAGGACCCACCGGAGCCCGAGGCTGTTGTCGAGGTCTTGGCGGTGGTGGTCGCGGACGCAGCCGATCCGCTGACCTTGATCTTCTGGCCCGGGTAAATGGTGGAAGTGGCCTTGAGGCCGTTGAGCGAGAGGATCTTGCTCAGGCCCATGCTGTGGCGGGCGGCAATTCCGGACAACGTATCGCCCGACTTGACCGTGTAGGACCCACCGGAGGAAGAGGAGGAGCCCGATGATGACTTGGTGGCTCCCGAGGATGCGCTGCCCGAGAGCTTGATCTTCTGGCCCGGGTAGATGACCGAACTGGGCTTCAAGCCGTTGAGGCTGAGAACTTTCGAAGTGCCCAGGCCGTAGCGAGCGGCGATACCACTGATGGTTTCGCCCGACTTGACGGTATGGGCTGACGGAGTGGGCTTCAGCGCCGGACGCAGGGTGGACGGGAGTTGGAGGGCAACATCCGAAGCCGGAACAATCCTGGACAGTTGCACGGGGAGGTCCGGACCGGCCAGCTTGGGCTGCAGTGCCATGCGGGGAGCCTGCTCCGCCGCTTGGGCCGGAAGCGCAAAAGCAGCGGAGGAAAGTACGACGGCGGGAATCGCCGCGGTGGCCGCGGCGGTCAGCAGCTTGCGGGAAGGCTGGGCTGCAGTCCGTCCCTGGGCGCGGCTGCTGGAGAACGGGCGCTGGTCAGTCATGGACATTCCTCATCAGTGGTCAGCGGCATGTGCCGAAGGCCCGTAGGCTGTTGTACGAGTTACGTGTGTTTCGGTTGTTATCAATGTGAAACTTGTGACTTGAGTGAATCTACACCAATTCCGCATAACACAAAAGCGAAATTTGGTGCATGGATATCTGGGGCGGCGTGTCGACTTCGGAAGTGGTTTGAAAGGCCCGCTCATGGCACGCTTATTACGTGAGTGAACTCGAAGAATTAATTACCGAATGGTTGCCGTTGCCCGATGTGGCCGAACGTCTCGACGTGTCAATCAAGAAGGTCCACAGCCTTATTGATGAAGGAGCCGTGATTGCCGTTCGGATAGGGGAGAGAAATATCCGATCCATTCCCGCTGCATTCATTGTCGAGGATCAGATCCTTGACAGCCTTAAGGGCACGATTGCTGTTCTCGGCGATTCAGGCTTCAGTGACGAGGCAATACTGCGCTGGCTCTTTACTGCCGATGAAACACTCCCGGGTCGCCCGATCGACGCACTGCTCGAGGGCCGCAAAACCGAGATCCGGCGCCGCGCCCAGGCTCTCGCCTGGTAGAGCACGCTGGCCGGACCGTAGCTGGACCGGGGCACTCGGCTGAACGCAATTCCAACTTAAGCGGTGCGCCGCACCGCGCGGTCGGCGAGGTGTTGAAGGGCCTCGCCGACAACGGTATCCACGGGCAGCAACTCCAAAGCGCCAAAAGCAGCATCGCTGAGTTCGGCAATCATCGCCTCAACTGAGCCGAGGGCCCCCGATTGTTCGATGATCGCGCGGAGCCCGTCGATTTCCGCTCCCGTGAGATCAGGAGATCCCAGATGCTTGTCGAGATAGTCACGCTCAGAAGCGCTGCAGTTGTTGAGTGTCAATCCGATCAATACGGTCCGCTTGCCTTCACGGAGATCATCGCCGGCGGGCTTGCCTGTTGTTTCAGGGTCGCCAAAGACGCCAAGGACGTCATCGCGGATCTGGAACGCTTCTCCCAATGGGAGCCCGAATGCGGAATAACGGCTGATCAGTTCCGAGTCACCTCCGGCTAACGCGCCCCCTAGGCAGAGCGGATGCTCGGTGGAATACTTGGCGGACTTATAACGAAGAATCTTCAGCGCCCGGTCCACTGCGTGCTCCCGCGGCCGGCCGGGACCCGCTACTTCTTCAAGTACATCCAGGTATTGACCGGCCATCACCTCGGCTCGCATTCTGTTGAAGATCTTCCGGGCAGTTGTTCCGGAGGCGCCCTCCGAACCGATTCCGGCGAAGACTTCTTCGCTGAAGGACAAACAGAGGTCACCTGCGAGGATAGCGGCGGCTTCGCCGTACCGTTCTGCGCCCAGGGACCACCCGCGTTGGCGATGCCGGAGTTCAAAGCCACGATGAACGCTCGGTTTTCCCCTTCGGGTGTCCGAACGGTCGATGATGTCGTCATGAATCAATGCCGCAGCCTGGAAAAGTTCAATGGCGATACCCGCTTGAACTGCCTGTCCGGCCAACTCAGCACCGCCGGCTCCGCGCCATCCCCAGTACGCGAGCAAGGCACGCAACCGTTTTCCGCCATCTGCCAGAACCGCGACGGCATCTATCAGTTCAGCCGCGTCCTCGGAAATCTCCTGTAACTGCGCCCGTTGTTCACCGAGAAACTCCTGCAACCCCGTGACGAGGCAGTTCTGGAATTTCTCCTGCTCGGCTGTCGAACGGTTTCTGTTGTCAGACGTCTCCATATTCACCGGCTTTCCTCAGAAAGAGGCGATCCGGGCCGGTGATATTGCAGCAAGACATACTCCTCGACGGGCAGGCGGGTACCTGACCAGTCTAGCCACGGTAAAGCGCCGTCATGGCCAACGGAACTTACCATAGAGAGGTGAGCGAGGTACGGCAACAGAACTGCACCATAATGCATGTCGACATGGACGCGTTTTTTGTCGCCGTCGAACTCCTAGAGCGTCCCGATTTAGTCGGCCGGCCTGTGATTGTTGGATCGCCGTCGGGAAGGTCGGTTGTACTCTCAGCTTCGTATGAAGCCAGGGAGCACGGGGTTCGTTCCGCAATGCCGATGTCGCGTGCCCAGCGCCTGAGCCCGCATTCGGTGATAATCGAACCGCATCAGTACAAGTACCACCGCGTATCCGAAAAGGTGATGGAGATTTTCCGGAACATCACCCCCGAAGTCGAGCAACTGAGTGTCGACGAAGCATTTCTCGATGTCAGCGGTTCGATCCGCAGACTGGGCCAACCTCTGGAGATCGGTGCGCTCATCCGGCAGACCATCCGGTCGGAGCTGGGGATCACGGCCACGGTCGGGATTGCCTCGAGCAAGTTCGTGGCGAAGATCGCCTCCACGCATGCCAAACCTGATGGGCTGCTGCTGATTCCGCAGGAGCGCACGGTCGAGTTCCTGCACACGCTACCGGTGGGGGCGCTGTGGGGCGTGGGGGCGAAGACCCGGGACATCCTGGCCAGGCTCGGCATCCATACGGTCGCGGATCTGGCCCACACGCCCCAACAGACATTGCGTCGGGTTCTCGGAACTGCTGGGGACCATGTGTACCGGCTGGCCTGGGGGATCGACGACCGGAAAGTGACACCGGAAAGGCTCGAGAAGAGTGTAGGCGCCGAAGAGACTTTTGCCGACGACGTCTCGGAGACCGCGCAGCTGCAGCGCGAACTGTTGCGTCTTGCGCACAGAACCGCAGTGAGGCTAAGGGCGTCCGGAATGCAATGCAGGGCAGTGGCGCTGAAACTTCGCTACGCGGACTTCACTACCCTGAGCAGATCCCGGCGCCTCGCGGAGCCCGCCGACAG belongs to Arthrobacter crystallopoietes and includes:
- the pknB gene encoding Stk1 family PASTA domain-containing Ser/Thr kinase; protein product: MQERVTDAMVGATVDGRYLILSRLARGGMSTVYLATDTRLDRHVALKIMYPHLAEDTSFLERFVREAKSAAKLSHPHVVGVLDQGFDGHVAYLAMEYVPGHTLRDVLNDKGALTPRLALALLDPVIEGLAAAHEAHLVHRDVKPENVLMSSDGRIKIGDFGLARAVSTTSNTGTLIGTVAYLAPELVTGAPADARSDIYSAGIMLFEMLTGRQPFTGEVPIHVAFQHVNSTVPAPSTLVPGLAKDLDELVLWCTSSDPEQRPVDAGALLGELRHIRTTLSDADLDSPRAGSSGVAPAPDEQSLPSPASPQTEVIGQDDNRTTVIAPSYQHTQALTRPQAAMNARNGRGQATDSSDVSDTAAPLTKREAKARSKELSRQARRPEQSLRRHPRRRGLLWAIVLGILAVLVATAGWFFGLGPGAPVEIPGVSGKPVGEAQSILQDQGLSFRVEEAFNEELEAGVAIGTDPPAPEQIRRFETLTLLVSKGPQLFPVPSVTGMTVEQAQTELTEAHLAAGDVTEAFDEEVPSGQVIGQQPAAEEQLRRNTPVDLTVSKGPEPFAVPDVTGLSRDEATAALEDAGLTVEFTPEAQFHRDVPEGNIAAQNPAQGNVIRGDTVTLTLSKGPRMVHVPNLVGQQANDARRQLEELGFKVEINEILGGFFGTVRVQDPVDESIPEGSVITLTVV
- a CDS encoding lytic transglycosylase domain-containing protein; protein product: MTDQRPFSSSRAQGRTAAQPSRKLLTAAATAAIPAVVLSSAAFALPAQAAEQAPRMALQPKLAGPDLPVQLSRIVPASDVALQLPSTLRPALKPTPSAHTVKSGETISGIAARYGLGTSKVLSLNGLKPSSVIYPGQKIKLSGSASSGATKSSSGSSSSSGGSYTVKSGDTLSGIAARHSMGLSKILSLNGLKATSTIYPGQKIKVSGSAASATTTAKTSTTASGSGGSYTVKSGDTLSGIAARHSMGLSKILSLNGLKATSTIYPGQKIKVSGSAATVQTAKTSSTTASGSGSSYTVKAGDTLYGIAIKHNITLSKLLQSSGLKSTSVIYPGQKIKVSGAGSGGTDVNAASAEPLVPSTFLHYSYPKAVVAKANENKRLLLSTPQPSQSQMKAIIADTARSMGVDPALALAHAYQESGFQQTAVSPANAIGAMQVIPSSGDWASDLVGRKLNLLDPYDNATAGVAIIRSLVRTSDDLDDAIASYYQGQHSVKTHGMFDDTKTYVKAIKAHMKNF
- a CDS encoding Rv2175c family DNA-binding protein; translation: MSELEELITEWLPLPDVAERLDVSIKKVHSLIDEGAVIAVRIGERNIRSIPAAFIVEDQILDSLKGTIAVLGDSGFSDEAILRWLFTADETLPGRPIDALLEGRKTEIRRRAQALAW
- a CDS encoding polyprenyl synthetase family protein produces the protein METSDNRNRSTAEQEKFQNCLVTGLQEFLGEQRAQLQEISEDAAELIDAVAVLADGGKRLRALLAYWGWRGAGGAELAGQAVQAGIAIELFQAAALIHDDIIDRSDTRRGKPSVHRGFELRHRQRGWSLGAERYGEAAAILAGDLCLSFSEEVFAGIGSEGASGTTARKIFNRMRAEVMAGQYLDVLEEVAGPGRPREHAVDRALKILRYKSAKYSTEHPLCLGGALAGGDSELISRYSAFGLPLGEAFQIRDDVLGVFGDPETTGKPAGDDLREGKRTVLIGLTLNNCSASERDYLDKHLGSPDLTGAEIDGLRAIIEQSGALGSVEAMIAELSDAAFGALELLPVDTVVGEALQHLADRAVRRTA
- the dinB gene encoding DNA polymerase IV is translated as MANGTYHREVSEVRQQNCTIMHVDMDAFFVAVELLERPDLVGRPVIVGSPSGRSVVLSASYEAREHGVRSAMPMSRAQRLSPHSVIIEPHQYKYHRVSEKVMEIFRNITPEVEQLSVDEAFLDVSGSIRRLGQPLEIGALIRQTIRSELGITATVGIASSKFVAKIASTHAKPDGLLLIPQERTVEFLHTLPVGALWGVGAKTRDILARLGIHTVADLAHTPQQTLRRVLGTAGDHVYRLAWGIDDRKVTPERLEKSVGAEETFADDVSETAQLQRELLRLAHRTAVRLRASGMQCRAVALKLRYADFTTLSRSRRLAEPADSAHQLYAAAVAQLAGLGERPMPVRLIGLRAEQLEPTAGAGQQLTIDGTEDNWRIAEEALDKVNMKFGRGGVMPAALLPPAQRGIKPRRNQVSTGDAGGETGLAKGGRKRSEPGRTDDRT